The genomic interval CCGCCGCCCACATGGGCGCCAAGGCCGCGGAGAAGCTCTGGCAGCAGCCGACGTGGATTGGCCCGGTCCTCTGGGCCATGGGCCTCGCGACGGCCGTGCTCACGGCGTTCTACATGTCGCGCGCCTTCATCCTCACCTTCTTCGGTGACTTCAAGGGGTGGACGATCGGCAAGGCGCCGGCGAGCGAGCACCACGATCACGACGACCACGGCGACCACGGTGACGACGACGATCATCACCACGAGGAAGACCTGAAGGTGCCGGGTGCGGCTCCGCACGAGTCGCCTTGGCAGATGACCGTCCCCCTCATGATCCTGGCGACGTTGTCTCTCGCGGGTGGTTTCTTGAACCCCGGCCTCTTCGCCGGGCTCTTCAAGGATCACAAGCCGCCGATGGAGCACTGGCTCGAGCCGGTGTTCGAAGAGGCCGAGAAGGCGATTCAGGTCCTGCCGAACGCCGAGGCGGCTCACCACAAGGAATACCCGCTCACGGCGGCGGCCTTCGCGGCCTTCGCGGTGGGCACCTTCGTGGCCTACCAGTTCTACATCGCCAAGAAGGGCCAGCCCGCGAAGGACATGGCCGAGAAGGCGCCGGGGCTCCACAAGCTGCTCGTCGACAAGTGGCGGGTGGACGAGCTCTACGACGCGACCGTGTGGAACGGCGTCGACGCGCTCGCCGACACGGCCATCTCGGTCGATCAGAGCTTCTTCGACGCGATCATCGCCCGCCTCACGGCCCTCGTGGTCGCGGCGCTCGGCACGGTCCTCCGGGTCTTCCAGAACGGCGTCGTTCACGTTTACGCCGGGGCGATGGCCCTAGGCATCGTGCTCATCGGCTGGTTCGTCGTCGTCCCCCGGGCCGACGTCTCGACCCGCGCCACGGGCAACGGCGACTACGTCCTCGAGGCCGCGCCCGGCATGGGCTACGGCTACCGGTGGACGCCCGAAGCCTCCGGCAAGCCGCAGGACGACAAGTTCTCGCCCGCGAGCACGCAGCTCAAAGTGCACCTCGACGCCGACAAGACCCAGACGGTCAAGCTCGAGGTCAAGAACGCCTTCGGCTTCCAGGCCTCGCGCGAGGTCACGCTGAAAGGTCCCACGAGCGAGAAACCCGAGAAGCTCGGCTCGGTCGATCTCCCCTCCGACAACCTGGGTAAGAACTGATGTCCGCCGTCCAATCACCCGAGCCCGCACAGAAGAACGCGCCGTACTCCGTCCTCGTGGTCGGGGCGATGCTCCTCGTTCTCGCGAGCGCGTCTTACATTGTCGTACCCGACTTCCTCGCGAAGGTGCTCGGTCGGCTCGGGGGGCTCCTCCCCTTGCTCGTCCCTGCCCTCGTCGTCGGCGCGATCCCGCGGAACCGCTCGTGGGGGGTGCGCATCACGATGGGGCTCATCGCGGCCCTGCTCGCCCTCTTCGTCCAGCGCATGTGGCCCGCAGCCGCGGAGGCCACCGACCCGGCGGAGCTCCCCGCCGAGTCCCACACCATCCTGAGCTGGCTCATCGCGCTCCCCTTCCTCGGCGCGGTGGCCATCCTCTTCGCGCCGCGCCAAGCGCCGCGGACGCTCAAAGCGATCACGCTCGGCGTCATGATCGTGTCGCTCTTCGCGAGCATTCCGCTGCTCCGCGTCTCGATGGGGCGAGACTTCCACTTCGTGCAGGACGTCGTGTGGGTGGAGCGCTTCGGCATCCACTACCACGTCGCGCTCGACGGCATCTCGCTCTGGCTCGTGATGCTCACGGTCTTCACGATGCCGATCGCGGCGTACGTGTCGTTCGGGTCGATCGACACCCGCATCAAGGACTGGTGCTTCTCGCTGCTCGTGCTCCAGGGCGCCATGATCGGCGCGCTCGTCGCGATGGACCTCTTCCTCTTCTACGTCTTCTGGGAGCTCATGCTCATCCCGATGTACGTGATGATCGGGGTGTGGGGCGGCGCGAACCGGATCAAGGCCGCCATCAAGTTCTTCCTCTACACGATGGCCGGCTCCGTGCTGATGCTCGTCGCGATCTTCTACCTCGCGTACACGTACTCGCGCGCGTCGGGTGGGCAGGTGAGCTTCGACTACTTCGAGCTCCAGCGCCTCGCGATCCCGCACAACGTCCAGATCTGGCTCTTCGCCGCGTTCGCCCTGAGCTTCTGCATCAAGGTGCCGATGTTCCCGGTGCACACGTGGCTGCCCGATGCCCACACCGAGGCGCCCACGGGGGGCTCGATCATCCTCGCCGCCGTGATGCTGAAGATGGGTACCTACGGCTACCTGCGCTTCTGCATGGGTCTCTTCCCCGAGGCCTGCGGGTGGGCCGCTCCGACGCTCGGCGGCATCGCCGTCCTCGGAGGGATCCTCTACGGTGCGCTCTGCGCCTGGAAGCAAGACGACGTGAAGCGCCTCGTCGCGTACTCGTCGGTCGCCCACCTCGGGTACGTGATGCTCGGCATCTTCGCGGCCACGCCCGCGTCGATCGAGGGCTCCGTGCTCCAGATGATCAACCACGGCATCTCGACCGGCGCGCTCTTCCTCTTGGTCGGCGCGATCTACGACCGCCGTCACACGCGCATGCTCGACGAGTTCGGCGGCCTCGCGAAGGTCATGCCGGTCTACGCGACGCTCTTCATCATCGTGTCGATGTCGAGCGTGGGCCTCCCGGGGACCAACGGCTTCGTCGGCGAGTTCATGATCATCACGGGCACGTTCACCTCGATCCGCCTGAACCACGTGAACGGCATCCAGGCCGTCGGCGCGGCGATCGGCGTCATCTTGGCCGCGCTCTACATGCTCACGGCCGTCCAGAAGATGTTCTTCGGCAAGATCACGAAGCCCGAGAACAAGAAGCTCACGGACCTCAACGGCCGCGAGCTCATCGCGGTGACCCCGCTCATCGGGATGATCTTCATCATCGGCTTCTTCCCGCAGCTCCTGCTCGAGCCGATGGCCGGGGCGGTCGCGCGCATCCACGACGACTACTCGAGCCGCATCGAGCAGAACCCCGGCCCGAAGTTCTACCAAGGGCCGATCAAGCTCCAGGCCCGCCGCCCGGAGGCCCCTAAGAAGGCCTCGGCGCCCGAACCCGAGAAGGCCCCCGCGGCCGAAGGCCACTGACGCCATGCTCCTCGCCTTTGCACTGTCTCCCCTCTTGGTGGTCGCCGTCGGCGCCCTCCTGCTCATGTTGGCCGAGGCCTTCTCGAAGGTCCGCGCGGGGCTCGCCCTCGGCACGGCCATCGTGTTCTTCGCCGGGCTCGCGTTCTCCGCTTCGGTGTGGCTGTACGGCATCGAGGCGATCCCGGGGGTCGAGGTGCTCGCCCCGTGGCTCGTCATCGACAAGTTCTCGATGTTCATGAACGCGCTGCTCTGCCTCGGAGGCGGCCTCGCCGCGCTCCTCGCGGGCGGCTACCTCCCGGAGCACAAAATCGAGCGTGGCGAGTTCTACTCGCTCCTCCTCTTCGCGACGTTCGGCGCGATGATGCTCGCCGCCTCCGGAGACTTCCTCACCCTCTTCATCGGTCTCGAGACGATGTCGATCGGCGCGTACGCGATGACCGCGTTCCGTCGCACCTCGCCCCGCTCGGCCGAGGGGGCCCTTAAGTACTTCCTCCTCGGGTCGTTCGCCGCCGCGCTCTTGCTCTACGGCTTCGCGCTCCTCTACGGCGCGACCGGCCACACCGACCTCACCGGGGTCGGCGCGAGCATCAAGACGGGCGAGAACGCCCCGATGGTGCTGGTCGCCATGGTGCTCGTGCTCGCGGGCCTCGTCTTCAAGGTGAGCGCGGTGCCCTTCCACATGTGGACGCCGGACGCGTACGAAGGCGCGCCCACGCCCGCGACGACCTATATGGCGGTCGCGGTCAAGAGCGGCGCGTTCGCGATGCTCCTCCGCGTCTTGCTGACGTGCTTCGGTGACGCGCGCTCGATGTCCTGGTCGAGCGGGTGGCCCCCGGTGCTCGCCTGGATCGCGGTCCTCACGATGACCGTGGCGAACCTGATCGCCGGTCGCCAAGAGTCGGTGAAGCGCATGCTCGCGTACTCGAGCATCGCCCACGCCGGCTACCTCCTCGTCGGCGTGGTCGCCACGATGAAGAGCCCCGCGCAAGGAAGCGCGAGCGTACTTTTCTACCTACTCACCTACACGGTCTCCACCGCAGGCGCGTTCGGGACGCTCATCCTCTGCGGCCGCTTCGGCGCCGAGGCCGTGAGCTACGAGGACCTCGCCGGCATCGGTCGCCGACACCCGGCCGCGGCCCTGCCCTTCTCGCTCTTCTTGGTCTCCCTCGCCGGGTTCCCTCCCACGGCCGGCTTCTTCGGCAAGTGGTTCGTGTTCCGGGCCGCCATGGACGGGGGCTTCACGTGGCTCACCATCGTGGCGTTCTTGAACAGCGTCATCGGCGCCTACTACTACCTGCGCGTCCTCGTGTTCATGTACATGCGCGAGCCCGCGGCGGGCGCCCCCGTCGCGACGCCGATGCGCTCGGGCTACGTGAACGCCGCCCTCCTCCTCAGCGCGTTCCTCGTCGTCGTCTTGGGCGTCTCGCCGTCCCTCTCGATCGACGTCGCCATGAAGGCGGCCGCTGCGTTCGGGGCGGGATGAGCTCCTCGGGTCTTCTTCGTTCGGTCGTGGTCGCGGCGCTGCTGGTCGGCTGCCGCGACGCTCCGAAGGACGACGGCCCGAAACCTCCGCCGAGCGCGCCGCAAGCCGAGGCGGCCACGCCCACGCCGACCGCCGCTCCCGCGGCCACGTACTACGACGCGGCCAAGGTGAACGAGATCATCAACCCGTCGAAGCTCCCGACCTACCAAGGGCCTACGGGGAGCGTCGAAGGAACGATCGTCGTGAGAGGTGCGCCGCCACCGGCGACGACCGGCAAGCGCGCCGACTTCTCCAAGTGCCCCGAGGCAGCGGCCGTGTACGGCTCTTCCTTTCGCGTGGGGGCGACCGTCGGGGAGGGGCGCACGCTCGCGGACGCAGTCGTGGCGGTGACCGGGTACGAGGGGTTCGTGCCTGCGAAGACCGATCACGTCGAGACGTCGTTCGATGCCTGTGCGTACGATCGCCGGACCGTTCTCCTCACGTTCGGTCAGCGCCTCGACGTCTACAACCGCTCCAAGAAGCAGATCGTCACGCCCGACATCGACGGACAGCCGGTGTTGGCGCTCCGCATCGCGGCGCCGCACTCGGTCTCGCCTGTCCACCTCTTCCCACCGAACCCTGGTCGGTTCCACCTCATCGATCGGGGCGTCCTCGGGTACGTCGACGTCGACGTGTACGTGCTCATGCACCCCCTGCACGCGACGACCTCGATCGAGGGCACGTACCGCATCGACGGCATCCCGGCCGGCAAGGCGACGGTCAACGTCGCGCACCCGGCGTTCACGGGCGACGCGGCGAAGGACGTGACGGTGGCGCCGAACGTCGTGACACGCGTCGACCTCGTGCTCTCGTACGGCGAGGACGCGGGCGCGAAGGGCGACGCGGGCGCGAAGGGCGACGCCGGGAAGATCAAGCCCGACCCGCTGCGGTGAGCGAGACGTTCCGCGTGGCGTGAGGCGGCCAACGGAGAGGCGTGCCGCTCGTCCTCCTCGCCGACCGAGCATGGCGCACGAGACGAGCCACGCGACTTAACCCTTGCGCCTACAGCTTGTCCTGCGAGAGCAATTTCTCGTGGTCGGTGAGCGCGCGCGGCGCCGACGCGAGGAGGCGAGCCGCGCGTGCTGCGCCGTCCGCGTCTCTTCGAGCGCGGGCCAGTTGGACACGCGCGGCGAGGACGAGCGCCCCATGGCCCGCCTCGGCGACGCGGCCCGAGAGGGCCGCGTCGCCGGGCGCGCCCGCGGGCCCCACGACCACCGCGGCCCCCGGGCCCGTGCTCGCGGGGCTCGCCTCGGCGAGCCCCACGAGCACGTCCGCGACGACAACGACGGGGTGCTCGGGCGCGAGCCGAGCGCGGAGCGCGCGGGTCGCGCCCGAGCGCGGCGCCACCCACGCCGCGCAGAGGTACGCGTGAGGCCCGTCGAGCGGAGCCTCCGGCTCCGCTCGGCGGGCCCCCGCAGAACCCGAGCCGCCCGCAGTGCCCCCGCCGCCCACGCCACACTCCCCTCGCCGCCCCTCGCGGACGGCGAGCTCGGCGCGCCCTTCGGGGGGCAACATGCCTTCGCTCGCGATCCGCGCGACGACGAGCTCGACCACCCGCGACAGGAGCAGCGAGTCGCGCCCCGACACGGGCTCGACGGGCACGGCGGTGAGCCAGGCGCGCGCCGCGTCGCGCCCGGCGTGCGCGAGGAGCGCCTCGGCGACGACCACGGCGAGCGCCGCGGGGAGCGGCCGCGAGGCGCGCGGGAGCCCATGGAGCCGCGCCGCGACCTCGGGCCCGGGGTCGGTCATGGCGAGCACGAGGTGCGCCGCGGCCGAGTCCGGCGAGGACTCGGCCACGGCGCGCGCGACCTCACGGGCGAGCGCGCGCTCGCCCATGGCGAGCGCGCGCGACGCGGCTTCTTCGAGGCCCACGTGGGTGCGCACGGCGCGTCGCCGCGCGGCGGCGACGTCGCCGCGCGCGAGCGCCTCGTCGAGGGCGAGCACGCGGGCGTCGCGGCAGTCGGCCTCGCGTCCGGCGGAGCCGGACGCGGGGCCGACCGCGGGGCGCGCGTCGACCGCGGCGGCCGCGAGCTCGCGGGCGTACGCGACGAACCCCGCGTCCGCGAGGCCGCACACGCGCGCGAGCGCGCGTGTGCGGCCGGGGGCGTCTTTTTGCGCGCGCTCGACGAGCGCGCGCACCTCGGTGCGCGTGTCCCCGCGTGCCGCGGCGTAGGCCGCGAGCGCGTCCCACGCCGCCGGCACCTCCGCGTACGCGACCGTGAGCGCGAGCGCCGCGTCGCCGGCGGAGGAGCCACCTCCCTCGACGAGGGCACGCGCGGCCGTCTCTACGCGGTGCGGTTTCTGCCGAA from Myxococcales bacterium carries:
- a CDS encoding NADH-quinone oxidoreductase subunit N, whose product is MLLAFALSPLLVVAVGALLLMLAEAFSKVRAGLALGTAIVFFAGLAFSASVWLYGIEAIPGVEVLAPWLVIDKFSMFMNALLCLGGGLAALLAGGYLPEHKIERGEFYSLLLFATFGAMMLAASGDFLTLFIGLETMSIGAYAMTAFRRTSPRSAEGALKYFLLGSFAAALLLYGFALLYGATGHTDLTGVGASIKTGENAPMVLVAMVLVLAGLVFKVSAVPFHMWTPDAYEGAPTPATTYMAVAVKSGAFAMLLRVLLTCFGDARSMSWSSGWPPVLAWIAVLTMTVANLIAGRQESVKRMLAYSSIAHAGYLLVGVVATMKSPAQGSASVLFYLLTYTVSTAGAFGTLILCGRFGAEAVSYEDLAGIGRRHPAAALPFSLFLVSLAGFPPTAGFFGKWFVFRAAMDGGFTWLTIVAFLNSVIGAYYYLRVLVFMYMREPAAGAPVATPMRSGYVNAALLLSAFLVVVLGVSPSLSIDVAMKAAAAFGAG
- a CDS encoding NADH-quinone oxidoreductase subunit M, with translation MSAVQSPEPAQKNAPYSVLVVGAMLLVLASASYIVVPDFLAKVLGRLGGLLPLLVPALVVGAIPRNRSWGVRITMGLIAALLALFVQRMWPAAAEATDPAELPAESHTILSWLIALPFLGAVAILFAPRQAPRTLKAITLGVMIVSLFASIPLLRVSMGRDFHFVQDVVWVERFGIHYHVALDGISLWLVMLTVFTMPIAAYVSFGSIDTRIKDWCFSLLVLQGAMIGALVAMDLFLFYVFWELMLIPMYVMIGVWGGANRIKAAIKFFLYTMAGSVLMLVAIFYLAYTYSRASGGQVSFDYFELQRLAIPHNVQIWLFAAFALSFCIKVPMFPVHTWLPDAHTEAPTGGSIILAAVMLKMGTYGYLRFCMGLFPEACGWAAPTLGGIAVLGGILYGALCAWKQDDVKRLVAYSSVAHLGYVMLGIFAATPASIEGSVLQMINHGISTGALFLLVGAIYDRRHTRMLDEFGGLAKVMPVYATLFIIVSMSSVGLPGTNGFVGEFMIITGTFTSIRLNHVNGIQAVGAAIGVILAALYMLTAVQKMFFGKITKPENKKLTDLNGRELIAVTPLIGMIFIIGFFPQLLLEPMAGAVARIHDDYSSRIEQNPGPKFYQGPIKLQARRPEAPKKASAPEPEKAPAAEGH
- a CDS encoding carboxypeptidase regulatory-like domain-containing protein, with protein sequence MSSSGLLRSVVVAALLVGCRDAPKDDGPKPPPSAPQAEAATPTPTAAPAATYYDAAKVNEIINPSKLPTYQGPTGSVEGTIVVRGAPPPATTGKRADFSKCPEAAAVYGSSFRVGATVGEGRTLADAVVAVTGYEGFVPAKTDHVETSFDACAYDRRTVLLTFGQRLDVYNRSKKQIVTPDIDGQPVLALRIAAPHSVSPVHLFPPNPGRFHLIDRGVLGYVDVDVYVLMHPLHATTSIEGTYRIDGIPAGKATVNVAHPAFTGDAAKDVTVAPNVVTRVDLVLSYGEDAGAKGDAGAKGDAGKIKPDPLR